The nucleotide window NNNNNNNNNNNNNNNNNNNNNNNNNNNNNNNNNNNNNNNNNNNNNNNNNNNNNNNNNNNNNNNNNNNNNNNNNNNNNNNNNNNNNNNNNNNNNNNNNNNNNNNNNNNNNNNNNNNNNNNNNNNNNNNNNNNNNNNNNNNNNNNNNNNNNNNNNNNNNNNNNNNNNNNNNNNNNNNNNNNNNNNNNNNNNNNNNNNNNNNNNNNNNNNNNNNNNNNNNNNNNNNNNNNNNNNNNNNNNNNNNNNNNNNNNNNNNNNNNNNNNNNNNNNNNNNNNNNNNNNNNNNNNNNNNNNNNNNNNNNNNNNNNNNNNNNNNNNNNNNNNNNNNNNNNNNNNNNNNNNNNNNNNNNNNNNNNNNNNNNNNNNNNNNNNNNNNNNNNNNNNNNNNNNNNNNNNNNNNNNNNNNNNNNNNNNNNNNNNNNNNNNNNNNNNNNNNNNNNNNNNNNNNNNNNNNNNNNNNNNNNNNNNNNNNNNNNNNNNNNNNNNNNNNNNNNNNNNNNNNNNNNNNNNNNNNNNNNNNNNNNNNNNNNNNNNNNNNNNNNNNNNNNNNNNNNNNNNNNNNNNNNNNNNNNNNNNNNNNNNNNNNNNNNNNNNNNNNNNNNNNNNNNNNNNNNNNNNNNNNNNNNNNNNNNNNNNNNNNNNNNNNNNNNNNNNNNNNNNNNNNNNNNNNNNNNNNNNNNNNNNNNNNNNNNNNNNNNNNNNNNNNNNNNNNNNNNNNNNNNNNNNNNNNNNNNNNNNNNNNNNNNNNNNNNNNNNNNNNNNNNNNNNNNNNNNNNNNNNNNNNNNNNNNNNNNNNNNNNNNNNNNNNNNNNNNNNNNNNNNNNNNNNNNNNNNNNNNNNNNNNNNNNNNNNNNNNNNNNNNNNNNNNNNNNNNNNNNNNNNNNNNNNNNNNNNNNNNNNNNNNNNNNNNNNNNNNNNNNNNNNNNNNNNNNNNNNNNNNNNNNNNNNNNNNNNNNNNNNNNNNNNNNNNNNNNNNNNNNNNNNNNNNNNNNNNNNNNNNNNNNNNNNNNNNNNNNNNNNNNNNNNNNNNNNNNNNNNNNNNNNNNNNNNNNNNNNNNNNNNNNNNNNNNNNNNNNNNNNNNNNNNNNNNNNNNNNNNNNNNNNNNNNNNNNNNNNNNNNNNNNNNNNNNNNNNNNNNNNNNNNNNNNNNNNNNNNNNNNNNNNNNNNNNNNNNNNNNNNNNNNNNNNNNNNNNNNNNNNNNNNNNNNNNNNNNNNNNNNNNNNNNNNNNNNNNNNNNNNNNNNNNNNNNNNNNNNNNNNNNNNNNNNNNNNNNNNNNNNNNNNNNNNNNNNNNNNNNNNNNNNNNNNNNNNNNNNNNNNNNNNNNNNNNNNNNNNNNNNNNNNNNNNNNNNNNNNNNNNNNNNNNNNNNNNNNNNNNNNNNNNNNNNNNNNNNNNNNNNNNNNNNNNNNNNNNNNNNNNNNNNNNNNNNNNNNNNNNNNNNNNNNNNNNNNNNNNNNNNNNNNNNNNNNNNNNNNNNNNNNNNNNNNNNNNNNNNNNNNNNNNNNNNNNNNNNNNNNNNNNNNNNNNNNNNNNNNNNNNNNNNNNNNNNNNNNNNNNNNNNNNNNNNNNNNNNNNNNNNNNNNNNNNNNNNNNNNNNNNNNNNNNNNNNNNNNNNNNNNNNNNNNNNNNNNNNNNNNNNNNNNNNNNNNNNNNNNNNNNNNNNNNNNNNNNNNNNNNNNNNNNNNNNNNNNNNNNNNNNNNNNNNNNNNNNNNNNNNNNNNNNNNNNNNNNNNNNNNNNNNNNNNNNNNNNNNNNNNNNNNNNNNNNNNNNNNNNNNNNNNNNNNNNNNNNNNNNNNNNNNNNNNNNNNNNNNNNNNNNNNNNNNNNNNNNNNNNNNNNNNNNNNNNNNNNNNNNNNNNNNNNNNNNNNNNNNNNNNNNNNNNNNNNNNNNNNNNNNNNNNNNNNNNNNNNNNNNNNNNNNNNNNNNNNNNNNNNNNNNNNNNNNNNNNNNNNNNNNNNNNNNNNNNNNNNNNNNNNNNNNNNNNNNNNNNNNNNNNNNNNNNNNNNNNNNNNNNNNNNNNNNNNNNNNNNNNNNNNNNNNNNNNNNNNNNNNNNNNNNNNNNNNNNNNNNNNNNNNNNNNNNNNNNNNNNNNNNNNNNNNNNNNNNNNNNNNNNNNNNNNNNNNNNNNNNNNNNNNNNNNNNNNNNNNNNNNNNNNNNNNNNNNNNNNNNNNNNNNNNNNNNNNNNNNNNNNNNNNNNNNNNNNNNNNNNNNNNNNNNNNNNNNNNNNNNNNNNNNNNNNNNNNNNNNNNNNNNNNNNNNNNNNNNNNNNNNNNNNNNNNNNNNNNNNNNNNNNNNNNNNNNNNNNNNNNNNNNNNNNNNNNNNNNNNNNNNNNNNNNNNNNNNNNNNNNNNNNNNNNNNNNNNNNNNNNNNNNNNNNNNNNNNNNNNNNNNNNNNNNNNNNNNNNNNNNNNNNNNNNNNNNNNNNNNNNNNNNNNNNNNNNNNNNNNNNNNNNNNNNNNNNNNNNNNNNNNNNNNNNNNNNNNNNNNNNNNNNNNNNNNNNNNNNNNNNNNNNNNNNNNNNNNNNNNNNNNNNNNNNNNNNNNNNNNNNNNNNNNNNNNNNNNNNNNNNNNNNNNNNNNNNNNNNNNNNNNNNNNNNNNNNNNNNNNNNNNNNNNNNNNNNNNNNNNNNNNNNNNNNNNNNNNNNNNNNNNNNNNNNNNNNNNNNNNNNNNNNNNNNNNNNNNNNNNNNNNNNNNNNNNNNNNNNNNNNNNNNNNNNNNNNNNNNNNNNNNNNNNNNNNNNNNNNNNNNNNNNNNNNNNNNNNNNNNNNNNNNNNNNNNNNNNNNNNNNNNNNNNNNNNNNNNNNNNNNNNNNNNNNNNNNNNNNNNNNNNNNNNNNNNNNNNNNNNNNNNNNNNNNNNNNNNNNNNNNNNNNNNNNNNNNNNNNNNNNNNNNNNNNNNNNNNNNNNNNNNNNNNNNNNNNNNNNNNNNNNNNNNNNNNNNNNNNNNNNNNNNNNNNNNNNNNNNNNNNNNNNNNNNNNNNNNNNNNNNNNNNNNNNNNNNNNNNNNNNNNNNNNNNNNNNNNNNNNNNNNNNNNNNNNNNNNNNNNNNNNNNNNNNNNNNNNNNNNNNNNNNNNNNNNNNNNNNNNNNNNNNNNNNNNNNNNNNNNNNNNNNNNNNNNNNNNNNNNNNNNNNNNNNNNNNNNNNNNNNNNNNNNNNNNNNNNNNNNNNNNNNNNNNNNNNNNNNNNNNNNNNNNNNNNNNNNNNNNNNNNNNNNNNNNNNNNNNNNNNNNNNNNNNNNNNNNNNNNNNNNNNNNNNNNNNNNNNNNNNNNNNNNNNNNNNNNNNNNNNNNNNNNNNNNNNNNNNNNNNNNNNNNNNNNNNNNNNNNNNNNNNNNNNNNNNNNNNNNNNNNNNNNNNNNNNNNNNNNNNNNNNNNNNNNNNNNNNNNNNNNNNNNNNNNNNNNNNNNNNNNNNNNNNNNNNNNNNNNNNNNNNNNNNNNNNNNNNNNNNNNNNNNNNNNNNNNNNNNNNNNNNNNNNNNNNNNNNNNNNNNNNNNNNNNNNNNNNNNNNNNNNNNNNNNNNNNNNNNNNNNNNNNNNNNNNNNNNNNNNNNNNNNNNNNNNNNNNNNNNNNNNNNNNNNNNNNNNNNNNNNNNNNNNNNNNNNNNNNNNNNNNNNNNNNNNNNNNNNNNNNNNNNNNNNNNNNNNNNNNNNNNNNNNNNNNNNNNNNNNNNNNNNNNNNNNNNNNNNNNNNNNNNNNNNNNNNNNNNNNNNNNNNNNNNNNNNNNNNNNNNNNNNNNNNNNNNNNNNNNNNNNNNNNNNNNNNNNNNNNNNNNNNNNNNNNNNNNNNNNNNNNNNNNNNNNNNNNNNNNNNNNNNNNNNNNNNNNNNNNNNNNNNNNNNNNNNNNNNNNNNNNNNNNNNNNNNNNNNNNNNNNNNNNNNNNNNNNNNNNNNNNNNNNNNNNNNNNNNNNNNNNNNNNNNNNNNNNNNNNNNNNNNNNNNNNNNNNNNNNNNNNNNNNNNNNNNNNNNNNNNNNNNNNNNNNNNNNNNNNNNNNNNNNNNNNNNNNNNNNNNNNNNNNNNNNNNNNNNNNNNNNNNNNNNNNNNNNNNNNNNNNNNNNNNNNNNNNNNNNNNNNNNNNNNNNNNNNNNNNNNNNNNNNNNNNNNNNNNNNNNNNNNNNNNNNNNNNNNNNNNNNNNNNNNNNNNNNNNNNNNNNNNNNNNNNNNNNNNNNNNNNNNNNNNNNNNNNNNNNNNNNNNNNNNNNNNNNNNNNNNNNNNNNNNNNNNNNNNNNNNNNNNNNNNNNNNNNNNNNNNNNNNNNNNNNNNNNNNNNNNNNNNNNNNNNNNNNNNNNNNNNNNNNNNNNNNNNNNNNNNNNNNNNNNNNNNNNNNNNNNNNNNNNNNNNNNNNNNNNNNNNNNNNNNNNNNNNNNNNNNNNNNNNNNNNNNNNNNNNNNNNNNNNNNNNNNNNNNNNNNNNNNNNNNNNNNNNNNNNNNNNNNNNNNNNNNNNNNNNNNNNNNNNNNNNNNNNNNNNNNNNNNNNNNNNNNNNNNNNNNNNNNNNNNNNNNNNNNNNNNNNNNNNNNNNNNNNNNNNNNNNNNNNNNNNNNNNNNNNNNNNNNNNNNNNNNNNNNNNNNNNNNNNNNNNNNNNNNNNNNNNNNNNNNNNNNNNNNNNNNNNNNNNNNNNNNNNNNNNNNNNNNNNNNNNNNNNNNNNNNNNNNNNNNNNNNNNNNNNNNNNNNNNNNNNNNNNNNNNNNNNNNNNNNNNNNNNNNNNNNNNNNNNNNNNNNNNNNNNNNNNNNNNNNNNNNNNNNNNNNNNNNNNNNNNNNNNNNNNNNNNNNNNNNNNNNNNNNNNNNNNNNNNNNNNNNNNNNNNNNNNNNNNNNNNNNNNNNNNNNNNNNNNNNNNNNNNNNNNNNNNNNNNNNNNNNNNNNNNNNNNNNNNNNNNNNNNNNNNNNNNNNNNNNNNNNNNNNNNNNNNNNNNNNNNNNNNNNNNNNNNNNNNNNNNNNNNNNNNNNNNNNNNNNNNNNNNNNNNNNNNNNNNNNNNNNNNNNNNNNNNNNNNNNNNNNNNNNNNNNNNNNNNNNNNNNNNNNNNNNNNNNNNNNNNNNNNNNNNNNNNNNNNNNNNNNNNNNNNNNNNNNNNNNNNNNNNNNNNNNNNNNNNNNNNNNNNNNNNNNNNNNNNNNNNNNNNNNNNNNNNNNNNNNNNNNNNNNNNNNNNNNNNNNNNNNNNNNNNNNNNNNNNNNNNNNNNNNNNNNNNNNNNNNNNNNNNNNNNNNNNNNNNNNNNNNNNNNNNNNNNNNNNNNNNNNNNNNNNNNNNNNNNNNNNNNNNNNNNNNNNNNNNNNNNNNNNNNNNNNNNNNNNNNNNNNNNNNNNNNNNNNNNNNNNNNNNNNNNNNNNNNNNNNNNNNNNNNNNNNNNNNNNNNNNNNNNNNNNNNNNNNNNNNNNNNNNNNNNNNNNNNNNNNNNNNNNNNNNNNNNNNNNNNNNNNNNNNNNNNNNNNNNNNNNNNNNNNNNNNNNNNNNNNNNNNNNNNNNNNNNNNNNNNNNNNNNNNNNNNNNNNNNNNNNNNNNNNNNNNNNNNNNNNNNNNNNNNNNNNNNNNNNNNNNNNNNNNNNNNNNNNNNNNNNNNNNNNNNNNNNNNNNNNNNNNNNNNNNNNNNNNNNNNNNNNNNNNNNNNNNNNNNNNNNNNNNNNNNNNNNNNNNNNNNNNNNNNNNNNNNNNNNNNNNNNNNNNNNNNNNNNNNNNNNNNNNNNNNNNNNNNNNNNNNNNNNNNNNNNNNNNNNNNNNNNNNNNNNNNNNNNNNNNNNNNNNNNNNNNNNNNNNNNNNNNNNNNNNNNNNNNNNNNNNNNNNNNNNNNNNNNNNNNNNNNNNNNNNNNNNNNNNNNNNNNNNNNNNNNNNNNNNNNNNNNNNNNNNNNNNNNNNNNNNNNNNNNNNNNNNNNNNNNNNNNNNNNNNNNNNNNNNNNNNNNNNNNNNNNNNNNNNNNNNNNNNNNNNNNNNNNNNNNNNNNNNNNNNNNNNNNNNNNNNNNNNNNNNNNNNNNNNNNNNNNNNNNNNNNNNNNNNNNNNNNNNNNNNNNNNNNNNNNNNNNNNNNNNNNNNNNNNNNNNNNNNNNNNNNNNNNNNNNNNNNNNNNNNNNNNNNNNNNNNNNNNNNNNNNNNNNNNNNNNNNNNNNNNNNNNNNNNNNNNNNNNNNNNNNNNNNNNNNNNNNNNNNNNNNNNNNNNNNNNNNNNNNNNNNNNNNNNNNNNNNNNNNNNNNNNNNNNNNNNNNNNNNNNNNNNNNNNNNNNNNNNNNNNNNNNNNNNNNNNNNNNNNNNNNNNNNNNNNNNNNNNNNNNNNNNNNNNNNNNNNNNNNNNNNNNNNNNNNNNNNNNNNNNNNNNNNNNNNNNNNNNNNNNNNNNNNNNNNNNNNNNNNNNNNNNNNNNNNNNNNNNNNNNNNNNNNNNNNNNNNNNNNNNNNNNNNNNNNNNNNNNNNNNNNNNNNNNNNNNNNNNNNNNNNNNNNNNNNNNNNNNNNNNNNNNNNNNNNNNNNNNNNNNNNNNNNNNNNNNNNNNNNNNNNNNNNNNNNNNNNNNNNNNNNNNNNNNNNNNNNNNNNNNNNNNNNNNNNNNNNNNNNNNNNNNNNNNNNNNNNNNNNNNNNNNNNNNNNNNNNNNNNNNNNNNNNNNNNNNNNNNNNNNNNNNNNNNNNNNNNNNNNNNNNNNNNNNNNNNNNNNNNNNNNNNNNNNNNNNNNNNNNNNNNNNNNNNNNNNNNNNNNNNNNNNNNNNNNNNNNNNNNNNNNNNNNNNNNNNNNNNNNNNNNNNNNNNNNNNNNNNNNNNNNNNNNNNNNNNNNNNNNNNNNNNNNNNNNNNNNNNNNNNNNNNNNNNNNNNNNNNNNNNNNNNNNNNNNNNNNNNNNNNNNNNNNNNNNNNNNNNNNNNNNNNNNNNNNNNNNNNNNNNNNNNNNNNNNNNNNNNNNNNNNNNNNNNNNNNNNNNNNNNNNNNNNNNNNNNNNNNNNNNNNNNNNNNNNNNNNNNNNNNNNNNNNNNNNNNNNNNNNNNNNNNNNNNNNNNNNNNNNNNNNNNNNNNNNNNNNNNNNNNNNNNNNNNNNNNNNNNNNNNNNNNNNNNNNNNNNNNNNNNNNNNNNNNNNNNNNNNNNNNNNNNNNNNNNNNNNNNNNNNNNNNNNNNNNNNNNNNNNNNNNNNNNNNNNNNNNNNNNNNNNNNNNNNNNNNNNNNNNNNNNNNNNNNNNNNNNNNNNNNNNNNNNNNNNNNNNNNNNNNNNNNNNNNNNNNNNNNNNNNNNNNNNNNNNNNNNNNNNNNNNNNNNNNNNNNNNNNNNNNNNNNNNNNNNNNNNNNNNNNNNNNNNNNNNNNNNNNNNNNNNNNNNNNNNNNNNNNNNNNNNNNNNNNNNNNNNNNNNNNNNNNNNNNNNNNNNNNNNNNNNNNNNNNNNNNNNNNNNNNNNNNNNNNNNNNNNNNNNNNNNNNNNNNNNNNNNNNNNNNNNNNNNNNNNNNNNNNNNNNNNNNNNNNNNNNNNNNNNNNNNNNNNNNNNNNNNNNNNNNNNNNNNNNNNNNNNNNNNNNNNNNNNNNNNNNNNNNNNNNNNNNNNNNNNNNNNNNNNNNNNNNNNNNNNNNAGAAAatcaattctccaagctttgacggttacacatgattatttcatggattttaacctcaaagtagttgtgaatcttcttctgttagaAATAAAGGTgtgattacacacatgtaataacAGAGTATTTTTTTGAAGctgtgaaatattttaattgttagatccaattaacaaaagtcatgtcttttaaaacatgagaaaagttATGAAGGTTCACGTATTTCACACAAAGGACTTTGAGTGTTTGTCTCTTGCAGACTCCGCAGGGGTCGACCTGCTTGAACCAAAAGATCCTTTGAAGGTGACAGGTTGAAATTAACTAGAGTTTGACATGCGAAATAGCCAGGGTTCTGGCTGGTTGATCAAGAGTTAAATGACTTAACATCCAAATGGGAAATAGAGGTTTTAGACAACTTTATTGCCCCCCTGCTGGGAGAGGACTCTGTTATCTTGAGAAGAGACACTCCAAATAAAAGTTGGGTAACCAAATGGTCaacacaggttatcacagttgtttccaagggtggaatgctacaaaatcattaaaacaatttctaatttctgtttttgattgaaACTGATTGTCAGGcaagttgttgctttttttcagaCAGCATGGAAACAAAGGGAGTTTGCAGGTGTTACTCTATTTTACTTTCAATTTGCCGGCAgactgcagatatttttttctacttttttttttaatcttttgaaaacttttgaatactaaaatagacaaataaacaacaaaaatggaaagaaaaacctGTAGTACTAAAGTAAGGAAAAAGGTTAAATGTACCATTtcactttgaaaacattttaaccccttgatgcctgaatttatttccatctatgaaaacaaaaatcacaccTTTATTTagatgttaatttattttaaattaatatgaaAAAGTGGTTTTATCCATATTTGCATCAACAGGCATCAATGggtcaaataaattaaagataaaactgttttttatagcACGTCatgaaaaaacataatcaactattaaagtcttggttgatatttttatgttttatcacCAAATTTCTTTAGCAACAGTTGTGTATGCTTTATGTTTTCCAGCAGCAAGAGTCCAGTTCTGCTTCAGGCCCATCGGCAAGTGATGAAGAGTATGAACTTCAGCATGACCCGCTTCTCCTCCGTTTCCTGACTGAGTGCGCAAAGATAAAGGATCAAGTGGAAAAGATGCTCACCTCGATATCTTGCTCTGCTCAGCTTCAGATAGAGGAGGGCTCGGTTCTAGTGAGGCATTTGGTTCAGCCCGGTGCTGCAGGTCAACTTAGTGACTGGAAATCTGAGGTGGATAAGATCTTTGAAGGTTATCTGTGCCACTATGAGACTGACCCTTACAAAATGAAAGCTTTGCTGAAGTCCATCAGGTCTGAGGAGGCTGCAGATGAGGTGAGGGTGTACAGCCTGGTTGGAGCAGTTGTTTTGGTTGGGAAGTGTGCTGAGGTAAACCGCAGGTTAGCGGATCTGGACATCTCACAGGGTAAACGTCAAGGGTCACTTTCGAGTGAGGCTCAAACCATCGTTTGCCGCCTGGGCGAGGCTCAACTGCACCTCCTCCTGAAGGACATCAGTTGCAGCATAAATGAAGACTTCCCAGAAGTAAAGGTCACTCCAGGAGAGGCAGGGCAGCTGAGTCTTTCAGGTTATGCGGAGGGAATTCTTAAAGTTTATCAAATGATCTCTGATAAAGAGAATCTGGTGTTGGAGAAGGTTGTTAGCAACAAGAGCCCACAATTTTTGAACTATCTGAGGGAAAATTATGGGGCCCCAGGTGTTCTTGGTGACTCTGTAGGACTTGATGAAGGGGTTGAAGTGGAAATACGAGACACAGAGCTGCACTTCTTCTCCCTCAGTCCTGATAAACTGGAAGAGTCAGCAGATAagatagaaaaacatttcagtgacATCAAAGTTGACATCCCCAATTGCTCCTTCATTCCACCTGAGCTCTGGGAGAAACTTGTTTCCAAGGCAAATGAGATGAACGCCATAGAGTTCAGAGTGAAGTTTGTGGTCAGCTCAGACACCACAGTGAGTTTGTTTGGTCGTGCTGAAGAAGTTGAACAGTTAAAAGAAGTGATCAGTCAGTTTGTTTTGGACCAGGTGAGCATCAGGGGGAAAATCACTCTTCCCTTCCCCGAGTTACTGCAAGACCTACCAGACCTGCTGCAACTACACAACATAGACTTAGCAGGAGTCACCTTCCATCCTGTCTCATCGTCAGCTAAGCCCACAGTAGAACTTGAAGGTCCGTCCAGCAAAGTGAATGAGGTCGAGAGCAGGGTCAACTCTTTTCTGGACTCTCTGGTtcagaacaaagtcatcatCAAGCTTCCTGGGGCAGTGCGATACTTTGATTCTATCTCTGGAAAGCAGAGCATGTCACAGGTCGCTCGTTCTCACAAGAGTCTCATTCATCTTGAAGAACAACTTCACACCCACAGACAGGATATGGGAGTTGCCAAATACAGGCTTCAGGATGGCCTGGAGGTCCTGGTGTGTGAGGGGGACATTACGAAACAGTATGCTGATGCCTTGGTGAATGCTGCCAACAAATATCTGGACCATGGTGGAGGTGTTGCAGCTGCACTCAGCAAAGCCGGCGGGCCTCAGGTGCAGAAGGAGTGCAAAGATATCATTAAAACTAAAGGCAAACTTACTGTTAGCGAGGTGGTGGTGACCACAGGAGGAAACCTAAAATGCAAGAAGCTACTGCATGCTGTTGGGCCAAAGGCTGAAAAAGATGGAGGCAAAGAAAGACTCTTACTAGAACATACTGTCAAAAATGTTCTAGATTTAGCAGAAAGTATGAACCTCAGCTCCATCGCCATGCCGTGCATCAGCTCAGGGCGGTTTGGTGTCCCTATTGCAGTGTGCTCTGAAGCTATTGTTAATGCTGTTAGGGAGTTCGGAAGTCAGGATGGACGGAGTCTGAGAAAGATCATTCTGATAGATGTCAAAGGGGACGTGGTGAAGGCCATGCAGTCGGCATGTGACAGGCtcctcagaggagctggagaaagtaGAGAAACTGGACTGGGTGCTGCAGGAGGAGATGCCGGATCTGCTGTCCATGTTGAGATCGTTCAGGGAAACATTGAGACCCTGCAGGTAAGAAACTCACCGGAAAATGTAAATGCGGGAGCAAAGTGATGCTTTGGTTAGTAACAATTGCTCAACTAAGGGTGTGTTAAGACTGGAAATGTCCCTTCATTGGATTGGGTCTGCTTAATTTCGTCCGggtcgagtcctgaaccttgcatttaGTCTGCATTCAGACATCCATCAACTGGACATTTCTGCTTCAAAcaaagagttttcttttttgcaactACTAACacccatcattttttttctacaaataaagGCAAAATTTTGCAGTTGAACTGAACTTCATTCCCCTTTAGGTGGACGCCCTTGTGTCTCCAATGCTTGGCCACGATCCACTCTCTACCCACACTGGAAATTGTCTACTGACTATTACAGGATCTGAAATGACCACAAAATTTTATCAGGTTGTCAAACAAAAAACTCAACCTGGGGAAACAGTACTGGTAGAAAACCTGCCTGCTCTCAAATGCAAGgcagtttttttcctcaaacaaaTTCGTTGggataacaacaaaaaaggaaatgcagTCCAGGTAAGCACAATGCTGTAATGAACTTTGATTCAAAGATGATTTTTGAAATGGGCTCTTGCGCTTCTCAGGTTTTGAGGCATGGCATCAGACAAATCCTGTCCTCCTGTGACTCCAGAGGGTATAGCTCTGTGGCTCTGCCCCTCCTTGACATTGGAGTTGTCCTGGGTTTCCCTCACAGCGTTGCATCTGTGGTTCTTCAGGAAGAGATCAGTGCCTTTGAACAGAGCAGACAAAGCACATCGTCTTTCTTAGTGCAGATTGTGATTCATCCCAATGATAAAGAATTGAAAAAGGTCCATGAAATATGtactattacatttttttgtaaaatccaCGTTACAGAATGAATGTCtctcttattttttgttggACTTTTGACctgtaaaaaacactttttactgccCCTTTGCAGGCCATTCAGTCTCTCCAAGATTCTTTTCAAATCAAAGGATTTTGTGAGGATGCAGCTCAAggttggtctttttttttacacttttctctcagttttgcTCTTAAGCTTCTTAGttttagaaaacagttttttgagtaaaaagtaatattagGCAGCAAATGACCTGATAACTGTAACCTcacttataataataaaaaataaataaaataaaaattacaaaagcaagttaagataaaaaaaaaaaatagagaagagATTATGACACTTAAAACTGTTAACTTAAACAGAATATTGATATTTAGCTTAACATCTGTGTTTGGTTGGAAACGGACTGAAGAAGCAAAGCCTGAAAACTGCACCTggcttacataaaaaaaaaaaaaaaagttttaacttaattaacagaagaaaaagcaaGAAAGATGAAAAGCTGCATTCCTACTTCCTTATTctcaagctacgttcacacagcCATTGCCAATGCATGTTGAATTagacacttccaatgaaaagtttaagtAAAAACGTGTTTTGGGCATTCACTTTCAAACTTACCTACTCAAGTTTCTACAACAATGTATgagctctatgtacaaaacgtgcAGCCATTTAACTCACATTGAACGTTAAACAAGGTTAAATTTTGACCTATCAGATGCTTCGATTTGGCTAGGGATGGGCAATATATTGGAGCCAGTATCAGTATTGGccgatatttgcataatttgagatTATTGATATCAGTCCAATGCGAAAAATTCAACCAATATATCCCAccaatatttctattttattatggTTACAGCAAGAGGAGGGCTCTGTTTTGCATAGGTTTGCTCCCCCTCTCATATCCATGTTTGCACAAGGGGGAGGGCTCCAATCAGACTTGGGCTGTTTTTTGAAGCTATTGACAAAAacattatatacagtctatggttcaaGCAAATACAATAATACAATAATACAATAAATTCGAGTCTTCCTCGAAATATGGATTTATGGAGGCAGATGTTTCTATGTACCAAGCCGCTCTGTCTAAAATGCAGCGACTGACGCTCAAATGTTTCACATACAGTCACTATGATAATGTTGCAGACACAAAGGATTCATGTTaattattaaacataaaaaatatcagttttacaATTGCCAGGTgacccttgaaaaagagatcctcATCTCAACTGGTTTTCATCTGgttaaatatagatttatttattcatcacatCCCAGCTATAGTTAGCAATGGATCCTAAATGTATCTGAGAATGTTGCAAGCAGATGGGGGATATTGgaaagactatttcctggtggaaaaagcaaGCAATgaattgggagaactggtttaaacGTGAATTACTGAGTACGGCAGATGGGtaaatatactgctcacaaaatttaaaggaacacttttttattgggcctggcatgaattgaattaaacctgtctgataattttcttgttggttaatcagctgagggtctcgttaatcaatttcagctgtattggtgttcatggaattaa belongs to Oryzias melastigma strain HK-1 linkage group LG18, ASM292280v2, whole genome shotgun sequence and includes:
- the LOC118600112 gene encoding protein mono-ADP-ribosyltransferase PARP9-like → MNAIEFRVKFVVSSDTTVSLFGRAEEVEQLKEVISQFVLDQVSIRGKITLPFPELLQDLPDLLQLHNIDLAGVTFHPVSSSAKPTVELEGPSSKVNEVESRVNSFLDSLVQNKVIIKLPGAVRYFDSISGKQSMSQVARSHKSLIHLEEQLHTHRQDMGVAKYRLQDGLEVLVCEGDITKQYADALVNAANKYLDHGGGVAAALSKAGGPQVQKECKDIIKTKGKLTVSEVVVTTGGNLKCKKLLHAVGPKAEKDGGKERLLLEHTVKNVLDLAESMNLSSIAMPCISSGRFGVPIAVCSEAIVNAVREFGSQDGRSLRKIILIDVKGDVVKAMQSACDRLLRGAGESRETGLGAAGGDAGSAVHVEIVQGNIETLQVDALVSPMLGHDPLSTHTGNCLLTITGSEMTTKFYQVVKQKTQPGETVLVENLPALKCKAVFFLKQIRWDNNKKGNAVQVSTML